Proteins from a genomic interval of Sulfurimonas sp. HSL3-2:
- a CDS encoding PIG-L family deacetylase has translation MLFYLIIIFISLYLFIVLKRAQKYKYDTSKDYLYNLKTAEQEEIKIHNSSIDISNKYKQYDTLFLKIDLAFHPISYLLKPFIEIEGQKHYFEYGAQGIRYINLSHIKDQHLRLEQRNLRLKNDYVTLYGYTNNIDLSKKILILAPHADDAEIAAFGVYKSAKDVTIVTTTIGEHGVCNYCDIYDDKREASLKKAELRTFDALNVPLLGDVEQANSLTLGYYGGSLKWMQEHPNEKAVSLVKEFGDMNHFRKVSHSHIQLPEHVQPRHDSFLNDLEMILSQVKPDYIVTPHPAIDSHPDHKYTTYALIAAVKKTELPCKLLTYTNHLSLSETYPVGPMHAAVTLPPNLSDFYFDGLYSFELDTDLQKDKFFALEAIHDLRDSLVSISIKKAYKQLNRMIKRAVSGKDKSYFKRAVRANELFFVVESENIDRL, from the coding sequence ATGCTTTTTTACCTGATTATCATCTTTATATCCCTCTATCTCTTTATCGTCCTTAAACGTGCACAAAAATACAAATACGACACTTCAAAAGATTATCTCTATAATTTAAAGACAGCCGAACAAGAAGAGATAAAGATCCATAACAGTTCCATAGATATTTCAAATAAGTATAAACAATACGATACACTTTTTTTAAAAATAGACCTTGCATTCCATCCTATCTCATATCTTTTAAAGCCATTCATCGAAATAGAGGGTCAAAAACACTACTTTGAATACGGTGCGCAAGGGATCAGATATATCAACCTGTCACATATCAAAGATCAGCATCTCCGTCTGGAGCAAAGAAATCTAAGGTTAAAAAACGACTATGTAACACTGTATGGATATACAAACAACATAGATCTGTCCAAAAAAATACTTATCTTGGCTCCGCATGCAGATGATGCAGAAATAGCTGCATTTGGAGTTTACAAAAGTGCAAAGGATGTGACTATCGTCACGACAACGATAGGTGAACACGGAGTCTGCAACTACTGTGATATTTATGACGATAAAAGAGAAGCATCTCTCAAAAAAGCCGAACTGCGAACATTTGATGCCTTAAATGTTCCTCTTCTTGGCGATGTCGAGCAGGCAAATTCTTTAACACTCGGTTATTACGGCGGAAGCTTAAAATGGATGCAAGAGCATCCGAATGAAAAGGCCGTTTCACTTGTAAAAGAGTTCGGCGATATGAACCATTTTAGAAAAGTATCTCATTCTCATATACAACTGCCGGAGCATGTCCAACCAAGACACGATTCATTCTTAAATGACCTGGAGATGATACTCTCACAGGTAAAACCCGACTATATCGTCACACCCCATCCTGCCATAGACTCTCATCCCGATCATAAATACACGACATATGCTCTTATTGCTGCCGTTAAAAAAACAGAACTGCCATGCAAGCTACTCACCTATACGAACCACTTAAGTCTAAGCGAGACATACCCCGTTGGACCTATGCATGCAGCCGTAACCCTGCCGCCAAATCTCAGCGACTTCTATTTTGACGGTTTGTACTCGTTTGAGTTAGATACAGATCTGCAAAAAGACAAGTTTTTTGCTCTAGAAGCGATACATGATCTAAGAGATTCACTTGTGTCCATCTCTATAAAAAAAGCCTATAAACAGCTGAATAGAATGATAAAAAGGGCAGTAAGCGGAAAAGACAAAAGCTACTTTAAAAGAGCGGTAAGAGCTAATGAGCTCTTTTTTGTCGTGGAAAGTGAGAACATAGACAGATTATAG
- a CDS encoding glycosyltransferase, which yields MKVSIIIAVYKDIESLNLIIEALKTQTYKNFEVVVAEDNEAQEMKEYVNSIEGLDVKHTFQEDAGVRKSRSQNNGILKSSGEYLIFLDGDIIPYSTFVEGHVALAQRGRVLAGRRVNLNAELTKKFRDGSLKPYTLEKYYFILGFKLMFDRNARFEQGIHVDPDSFIYKTFMANRKRNTSLIGCNFSCFRDDMVAINGFDESYGESSLPDDMDLDWRFRAYGLTLYSCKNVANAFHLYHKKQNNPTTKEQWARFNKNKEEKKYICEQGLKQHEN from the coding sequence ATGAAAGTAAGTATAATAATCGCAGTTTACAAAGATATAGAGTCTTTAAATCTCATTATCGAGGCATTAAAGACTCAGACATACAAAAACTTTGAGGTGGTCGTTGCAGAGGATAATGAAGCGCAGGAGATGAAAGAGTATGTGAACTCAATTGAAGGGCTGGATGTTAAGCATACGTTTCAAGAAGATGCGGGTGTCAGAAAATCAAGATCGCAAAACAACGGGATACTAAAAAGCTCAGGTGAATACCTTATATTTTTAGACGGTGATATTATTCCTTATTCTACTTTTGTCGAAGGACATGTCGCCCTTGCACAAAGAGGAAGAGTTTTGGCAGGCAGACGCGTGAACTTAAATGCCGAGTTGACAAAAAAATTTAGAGATGGAAGTCTAAAACCGTATACTTTGGAAAAATACTATTTTATTTTGGGTTTTAAACTTATGTTTGATAGAAATGCAAGGTTCGAGCAGGGCATTCATGTTGATCCGGATTCGTTTATATATAAAACTTTTATGGCAAACAGAAAAAGAAACACAAGCCTCATCGGCTGTAACTTCTCCTGTTTTAGAGACGATATGGTCGCTATTAACGGATTTGATGAAAGTTACGGGGAGTCATCATTGCCTGATGATATGGATCTGGACTGGAGATTCCGTGCATACGGGCTTACACTGTACTCTTGTAAAAATGTAGCAAACGCATTCCATCTGTATCACAAAAAACAGAATAATCCGACAACAAAAGAACAGTGGGCAAGATTCAATAAAAATAAAGAGGAAAAAAAATATATTTGTGAGCAGGGATTAAAGCAGCATGAAAACTGA
- a CDS encoding glycosyltransferase family 4 protein, with protein sequence MSKKNLLELCLSPDLGGLELYMVRSAKALDDDMNVISVINVDGKLEQYYKDTPYRYEAVKRKSGLMTYMTAKKLAHIIDKNKIDIIHAHWTKDLLVAVLAKNLSTCKPRIVQTRNMTMTRFKDDMYHRWLYKNISLMLPVTHQVKEQLERFIPESVRPKIEVLYMGSDKPELLDDKEAVELKERLGFDSQSFNVGMVGRINEAKGQHLLIKAVEVLVKKGLHVNAYFVGHPMKESYLEELKRDVNNRGIEQNIHFLGFMKNPHHFYQVCDAVVLASKRETFGLVLIEAMQVGTAVIGSNSGGVVEIIDDEKTGLLFENQDYESLAQKIESLINNEELKKNIAHAGQEKCQKMFSNEKQFIQLKNILEEMV encoded by the coding sequence ATGAGTAAGAAAAACCTTCTTGAGCTCTGTCTCTCTCCCGATCTTGGCGGTTTGGAACTTTATATGGTAAGAAGCGCAAAAGCTCTCGATGATGATATGAACGTCATCAGTGTTATCAACGTAGACGGAAAGCTTGAACAGTACTATAAAGATACCCCGTACAGATACGAAGCTGTTAAAAGAAAATCCGGACTGATGACTTACATGACGGCAAAAAAACTCGCTCACATCATAGATAAGAACAAGATAGATATCATTCATGCTCACTGGACGAAAGATCTTTTGGTCGCGGTACTGGCAAAAAACCTTTCTACATGTAAACCTCGCATCGTACAGACAAGAAACATGACGATGACAAGATTTAAAGACGATATGTACCATAGATGGCTTTACAAAAATATCTCTTTGATGCTGCCTGTGACCCATCAGGTAAAAGAACAGCTTGAGCGCTTTATACCCGAATCCGTACGTCCAAAGATAGAGGTTCTCTATATGGGATCGGATAAACCTGAACTTCTTGATGATAAAGAAGCTGTGGAATTAAAAGAACGACTCGGATTTGATTCTCAAAGTTTTAATGTCGGTATGGTAGGACGTATCAACGAAGCAAAGGGGCAGCATCTGCTCATTAAAGCGGTCGAAGTACTTGTCAAAAAAGGCTTACATGTAAACGCGTATTTTGTAGGACATCCGATGAAAGAGTCTTACTTAGAGGAGCTGAAGCGTGACGTGAACAACAGAGGCATCGAACAAAATATCCACTTTTTAGGTTTTATGAAAAATCCGCACCATTTTTATCAAGTGTGTGATGCGGTAGTCTTGGCATCCAAGCGAGAGACCTTCGGACTTGTACTTATCGAAGCGATGCAAGTAGGTACGGCAGTCATCGGTTCAAACAGCGGTGGAGTCGTGGAGATCATAGATGATGAGAAAACTGGTCTGCTCTTTGAGAACCAAGACTATGAGAGTCTGGCACAGAAGATTGAGAGCCTTATAAATAATGAAGAACTGAAAAAGAACATAGCACATGCGGGACAGGAAAAATGTCAAAAGATGTTTTCAAATGAGAAGCAGTTTATACAGTTGAAAAATATTTTAGAAGAGATGGTATGA
- a CDS encoding glycosyltransferase family 2 protein, protein MKITANIITLNEEKNITDVIKSVQEVCDEVLVVDSLSSDRTCEIAESLGAKVVKQAYLGDGPQKAFGAPLAKNDWILSIDADERLDKNAIEAIKNLDLENTPYDAFSFARKTFVGKHFIKLWYPDRVTRLYNRKKCAFSTAGGHARVQTKNVKDLDADMLHYSYEDYSQMIKTTHKFITRGAKISHEEGKRVGVFDPFLHGMGALFKALVLKGGAFHGIHGWNVAVISAFSSYMKYALMLEMQEDE, encoded by the coding sequence ATGAAAATAACAGCAAATATAATTACTTTGAATGAAGAAAAAAATATTACAGATGTCATAAAATCAGTTCAAGAAGTGTGCGACGAAGTCCTTGTTGTCGACTCTCTTAGCAGTGACAGGACTTGCGAGATCGCAGAATCTTTAGGTGCGAAAGTAGTCAAGCAAGCATATTTAGGTGACGGACCGCAGAAAGCATTCGGTGCACCTTTAGCAAAGAACGATTGGATACTCAGCATCGATGCAGATGAAAGACTCGATAAGAACGCCATAGAAGCGATTAAAAATCTTGACCTTGAAAATACGCCGTATGATGCGTTTTCATTTGCAAGAAAAACGTTTGTCGGAAAACATTTTATAAAACTTTGGTATCCGGATCGTGTGACGCGGCTTTATAACCGCAAAAAATGTGCCTTTTCTACTGCCGGCGGACATGCAAGAGTGCAGACAAAAAATGTCAAAGACCTTGATGCGGACATGCTCCACTACTCATACGAGGATTATTCCCAGATGATAAAGACCACGCATAAGTTTATAACCAGAGGGGCTAAAATATCACATGAAGAGGGCAAGCGTGTCGGTGTGTTCGATCCATTTTTACACGGTATGGGTGCGCTGTTTAAAGCACTTGTATTAAAAGGCGGAGCGTTTCACGGCATTCATGGATGGAATGTGGCGGTCATATCTGCTTTTAGTTCTTATATGAAATATGCATTGATGCTGGAGATGCAAGAAGATGAGTAA
- the tviB gene encoding Vi polysaccharide biosynthesis UDP-N-acetylglucosamine C-6 dehydrogenase TviB, whose translation MIKNKIAIIGLGYVGLPLAHAFSKFYSVIGFDISKQRIDELNNGHDRTMELSDVQVQEALKNGMLFSLNLDDISSCNIYIITVPTPIDKNKRPDLTPLIKASETVGKVLKKDDIVIYESTVYPGATEEDCVPVLEKVSGLKFNNDFYCGYSPERINPGDKTHTVTNILKVTSGSTSEIAKKVDDLYKSIITAGTHLAPSIKVAEAAKVIENSQRDINVAFVNELAIIFNKLGIDTNAVLDAASTKWNFLPFRPGLVGGHCIGVDPYYLTHKAQEVGYNPEIILAGRRLNDNMGIYVANQVIKLMIKKGHKIEGSNILILGITFKENCTDIRNTRVVDVITELKEFGCNVDIYDPWVNNKELEEEYNLSTIDFDKINLGTYDAVVLAVAHKEFQELNLDGTTNCVIYDIKSTLKYSDATL comes from the coding sequence ATGATCAAAAATAAAATAGCAATCATTGGCTTAGGTTATGTTGGATTACCACTTGCTCATGCTTTTAGTAAATTTTATAGTGTAATTGGCTTTGACATATCTAAGCAAAGAATAGATGAGTTAAATAATGGTCATGACAGAACTATGGAATTATCTGATGTACAGGTTCAAGAAGCTCTCAAAAACGGCATGTTATTTAGCTTGAACCTTGATGATATCTCATCTTGTAATATTTATATCATAACTGTCCCAACACCAATAGATAAAAACAAAAGACCTGATTTAACACCTCTTATTAAAGCAAGTGAAACCGTTGGAAAAGTACTTAAAAAGGATGACATAGTAATATATGAATCAACGGTATATCCAGGTGCAACTGAGGAAGATTGTGTTCCAGTTTTAGAAAAAGTATCGGGACTGAAATTTAATAACGATTTTTATTGCGGATACTCACCTGAAAGAATTAATCCAGGAGATAAAACTCATACTGTTACAAATATTTTAAAGGTCACATCAGGTTCAACCTCGGAAATAGCAAAAAAAGTCGATGATCTATATAAAAGTATCATAACTGCTGGAACGCACTTAGCCCCATCCATAAAAGTTGCTGAAGCTGCTAAAGTTATTGAAAATTCTCAACGTGACATTAATGTTGCATTTGTCAATGAACTTGCAATTATTTTTAACAAACTAGGAATAGATACAAATGCTGTTTTAGATGCAGCTAGTACAAAATGGAATTTTCTACCTTTCCGTCCTGGTTTAGTTGGAGGACACTGTATTGGAGTTGATCCATACTACTTAACACATAAAGCTCAGGAAGTCGGATATAATCCAGAAATAATTTTAGCAGGGCGTAGACTAAATGACAATATGGGGATTTATGTAGCGAACCAGGTTATAAAGCTAATGATCAAAAAAGGTCATAAGATCGAAGGTTCAAATATCCTCATTTTAGGTATTACATTTAAAGAAAATTGTACAGATATACGAAATACAAGAGTTGTTGATGTAATAACGGAACTTAAAGAATTTGGTTGTAATGTAGATATATATGATCCATGGGTTAACAATAAAGAACTTGAAGAAGAGTATAATCTTTCCACTATTGACTTTGATAAAATAAACTTAGGGACTTATGATGCTGTTGTTTTGGCAGTTGCTCATAAAGAGTTCCAAGAACTAAACCTAGATGGGACTACTAACTGTGTTATTTATGATATAAAATCAACTTTAAAATATAGTGATGCTACTCTATAG
- a CDS encoding lipopolysaccharide kinase InaA family protein, translating to MSYKLQLNPKYPDFQEHLLNIKNIFKSSDESIHKARNELKIIELGGIKCVVKSFKVPHIINRIAYTFFRDGKAKKSYLNALKLNNLHVNTPDPIGIIEFFESGLLSESYFISVYEPYDFTIREVFHHKVENTEQILKEFAHFSYDLHQKGVWHVDYSLGNILITKEESGYKFSLVDINRMEFKSIAGYEGLKNFNKFWAKDRNDLLIIAKEYARLASLDEEKAIATVLDEATKLEGRVNLKRKIKGKS from the coding sequence TTGTCATATAAACTACAACTAAATCCAAAATACCCAGACTTTCAAGAGCATCTGCTAAACATTAAAAATATTTTTAAGAGCTCCGACGAGAGTATCCATAAAGCAAGAAATGAACTCAAGATCATAGAACTAGGCGGGATAAAATGCGTAGTAAAATCTTTTAAAGTACCGCATATCATCAACCGCATCGCTTACACATTTTTTAGAGACGGGAAAGCTAAGAAGTCCTATCTTAACGCTCTTAAACTAAATAACTTACATGTAAACACTCCCGACCCCATAGGCATCATAGAGTTCTTTGAATCTGGACTGCTCAGTGAAAGCTATTTTATATCGGTTTACGAACCATACGATTTTACCATCCGTGAAGTGTTTCACCACAAAGTTGAGAACACGGAGCAGATACTCAAAGAGTTCGCACACTTTAGCTACGACCTGCACCAAAAAGGTGTATGGCACGTAGACTACTCTCTTGGGAACATTCTAATAACAAAAGAAGAAAGTGGCTATAAATTTTCACTTGTCGATATAAACAGAATGGAGTTTAAGAGCATTGCAGGCTACGAAGGGCTAAAGAACTTCAATAAATTCTGGGCAAAAGACAGAAATGACCTTCTTATCATCGCAAAAGAGTATGCAAGACTTGCATCACTGGATGAAGAAAAAGCTATTGCGACAGTTCTTGATGAAGCGACGAAACTTGAAGGCAGAGTCAACTTAAAACGCAAGATCAAAGGTAAAAGCTAA
- a CDS encoding UDP-glucose/GDP-mannose dehydrogenase family protein, with product MKISVIGTGYVGLVSGVCFAQMGNKVTCVDIDEKKIEKLRQGIIPIYEPGLEDMTLENYEKGTLKFTTDAGDAIANSLISFIAVGTPMGQDGSADLQYVLAVAKKIGESMQDYIVVVDKSTVPVGTADKVRAAIQAELDKRGVNIPFDVVSNPEFLKEGAAINDFMHPDRVVIGSDSEKALDIMRELYAPFMKHHDRFISMDIKSAEMTKYAANAMLATKISFMNEMSQICERVGADINKVRNGIGSDSRIGYSFIYPGCGYGGSCFPKDVQALAKTAKDNGYTPRILDAVEEVNYAQKKVISDKVIKRFGENLDGKIFAVWGLSFKPETDDMREASSITIINELTRRGAKIVAYDPKARHEAESFYLKGNENVSYVDAKYDALKDADAMILVTEWQEFRSPDFDEMKRLLKNPVFFDGRNQFNKEKMNKEGFEYFQIGVN from the coding sequence ATGAAGATATCAGTTATCGGTACAGGCTATGTAGGCTTAGTAAGCGGTGTGTGTTTTGCACAGATGGGAAATAAGGTTACTTGTGTTGATATAGATGAAAAGAAAATAGAAAAACTTCGCCAAGGAATCATTCCTATTTATGAACCCGGTTTAGAAGATATGACTTTAGAGAACTATGAAAAAGGCACTTTAAAGTTTACGACGGATGCAGGTGATGCAATAGCAAATTCACTTATCTCTTTTATCGCGGTTGGAACACCGATGGGACAAGACGGCAGTGCCGATCTACAATATGTTTTGGCAGTGGCTAAAAAGATAGGTGAGAGCATGCAGGACTATATCGTGGTAGTCGATAAATCGACTGTTCCGGTGGGAACGGCAGATAAAGTAAGAGCAGCGATACAAGCCGAACTGGATAAGCGCGGCGTAAATATTCCATTTGACGTAGTTTCAAATCCTGAATTTTTAAAAGAGGGTGCGGCTATTAATGACTTTATGCATCCTGATCGTGTTGTAATAGGTTCAGACAGCGAAAAAGCGTTAGATATCATGCGTGAACTCTATGCACCGTTTATGAAGCACCACGACAGGTTTATCTCTATGGATATCAAATCTGCTGAGATGACAAAATATGCGGCAAATGCGATGCTTGCGACAAAGATCTCTTTTATGAACGAGATGAGTCAGATCTGTGAACGTGTCGGTGCAGACATAAATAAAGTACGTAATGGTATAGGAAGCGACAGTCGTATCGGTTACAGTTTTATCTATCCGGGTTGCGGATACGGCGGAAGCTGTTTTCCAAAAGATGTCCAGGCTTTGGCAAAAACGGCAAAAGACAACGGTTATACGCCTCGCATCCTCGATGCAGTAGAAGAGGTGAACTACGCACAGAAAAAAGTGATCTCGGATAAAGTAATAAAAAGATTCGGTGAGAACCTTGACGGAAAGATTTTCGCAGTATGGGGACTTAGTTTTAAACCTGAGACCGATGATATGCGTGAAGCTAGTTCTATTACTATCATTAACGAGCTTACGCGCAGAGGTGCAAAGATCGTGGCATATGATCCAAAAGCACGTCATGAAGCTGAGAGTTTCTATCTTAAAGGCAATGAAAATGTTTCTTACGTAGATGCGAAGTATGATGCTTTAAAAGATGCCGATGCTATGATCCTTGTAACTGAATGGCAGGAGTTTAGAAGCCCTGACTTCGATGAGATGAAAAGACTTCTTAAAAATCCTGTCTTTTTCGATGGACGTAATCAGTTCAATAAAGAGAAGATGAACAAAGAAGGGTTTGAATACTTCCAGATCGGAGTAAACTGA
- a CDS encoding glycosyltransferase: MRVAVVVRSLKIGGMERVAVNLSEAFADAGDESHLIYFKDKKRAFTPKQSVHFHHFNLDKALNMTVIGAVLGVLAKLLNGVFRNTYFIYSGLLFAPVFRYKLKKLEKKFGKFDLIIMRGHGTFELIWPIKDDRVVQMVESVFIKHGSKLDNFYIKCVYSGKNLAGVSSGVKEKIEEVLAITSVKAKSVNVVNNPLDIDEIRKKADAYKPEIEGDYIISVGRVTPNKNLSFLLESYRYARDHYGLTLPLVIVGDGHDMQNIKSKLQEFDLGLHVKLLGLLSNPYPWIKNASLLTSTSFAEGFGMVLIEALACDTKVVTTRSKGGVKDIMTDDLEKYMIDFNVDEFAKKIVETIAEEQVWDFDSYTQKFRAEAIVNRYKELYL, translated from the coding sequence ATGCGAGTAGCTGTTGTTGTAAGAAGTTTAAAGATCGGCGGGATGGAAAGAGTGGCTGTCAATCTTTCAGAAGCTTTTGCAGATGCCGGAGATGAATCACATCTTATATATTTTAAAGACAAAAAAAGAGCATTTACTCCAAAACAAAGTGTGCATTTTCATCATTTCAATCTCGATAAAGCACTCAATATGACCGTTATCGGTGCTGTTTTAGGCGTTCTTGCAAAGCTCTTAAACGGTGTGTTTAGAAACACGTATTTTATATACAGCGGACTTCTTTTTGCTCCGGTATTTCGATATAAACTGAAAAAACTGGAAAAAAAGTTTGGGAAGTTTGACCTTATTATCATGCGCGGTCACGGTACTTTTGAACTCATCTGGCCGATAAAAGACGACCGTGTTGTACAGATGGTCGAGAGTGTATTTATAAAACACGGTTCGAAGCTGGACAATTTTTATATCAAATGTGTCTATAGCGGTAAGAACTTAGCCGGTGTGTCCAGCGGTGTTAAAGAGAAGATAGAAGAGGTGTTGGCGATAACATCGGTCAAAGCAAAATCTGTAAATGTAGTGAACAATCCGCTTGATATCGATGAGATAAGAAAAAAAGCAGATGCATACAAACCTGAGATAGAGGGAGACTATATCATCAGTGTGGGCAGGGTGACACCAAATAAAAATCTTTCTTTTTTACTTGAATCGTACCGATACGCAAGAGATCACTATGGTCTAACTCTTCCATTGGTCATCGTAGGTGACGGACACGATATGCAAAACATCAAAAGTAAGTTGCAAGAGTTTGATCTTGGCTTACATGTAAAGCTTCTAGGGCTGCTGAGTAATCCGTATCCATGGATTAAAAATGCATCGCTTTTGACATCGACTTCGTTTGCAGAAGGTTTTGGCATGGTGCTTATAGAAGCACTTGCCTGTGACACAAAGGTCGTTACTACAAGATCAAAAGGCGGAGTAAAAGATATTATGACAGATGATCTTGAAAAATACATGATCGATTTTAATGTAGATGAGTTTGCCAAAAAAATAGTCGAGACGATAGCGGAAGAGCAAGTATGGGATTTTGACAGCTACACGCAAAAGTTTAGAGCAGAGGCGATCGTGAACAGATATAAAGAGCTGTATCTATAA
- a CDS encoding glycosyltransferase family 9 protein, giving the protein MNILVVRTDKLGDFITALPTCKVLKQYDPKNRVVVCVAPLNEPLARACDFIDEVIVDDGRSSVFDLSQKLHAAKIDVSITLFSNTRVALAQFLARIPRRIAPATKIAQIFYTKRVKQRRSEVKMAEFEYNLELARVLFPNIDLQFEKPLLQFDDADEVYKKFCKINGILKETIAFHPGFGGSSDANWSVDEYIELVKSALEVKSIQVVMTFGPDEQKLYQYCKERLDGEDVVFYISTEGLVNFAKLTSGFKLFVSTSTGTYHLAALVGTPTVTFFADTLFASSKRWKSVSDESIQKHYMIPHDEVKRAEMFEDVKRAIKAL; this is encoded by the coding sequence TTGAATATACTGGTTGTACGCACGGATAAGCTCGGTGATTTTATTACCGCACTTCCTACATGTAAGGTGTTAAAACAGTATGATCCCAAGAATAGGGTCGTAGTCTGTGTAGCACCTTTAAATGAGCCATTGGCCCGTGCATGTGATTTTATCGATGAGGTGATCGTCGATGATGGCAGATCTTCCGTATTTGATCTTTCTCAAAAACTTCATGCTGCAAAGATAGATGTTTCCATAACCCTTTTTTCAAATACACGTGTAGCACTTGCCCAATTCTTAGCACGTATTCCAAGGCGGATCGCTCCTGCGACAAAGATAGCGCAGATCTTTTATACAAAGCGTGTAAAACAGCGAAGAAGTGAAGTGAAAATGGCTGAGTTCGAATATAATTTAGAGCTCGCACGCGTATTATTTCCAAATATAGATCTGCAATTTGAAAAACCGCTTCTGCAGTTTGATGATGCAGACGAAGTGTATAAAAAGTTTTGTAAGATTAATGGTATATTAAAAGAAACTATTGCCTTTCATCCGGGCTTTGGAGGCTCGTCTGATGCAAATTGGAGTGTCGATGAATATATCGAGCTAGTGAAGAGTGCTTTAGAAGTAAAGAGTATTCAGGTAGTAATGACTTTCGGTCCCGATGAACAAAAACTCTATCAATACTGCAAAGAGAGACTAGACGGTGAAGATGTGGTTTTTTATATCTCAACAGAAGGTTTGGTGAACTTTGCAAAACTCACCAGCGGTTTTAAACTTTTTGTCTCTACCTCGACAGGGACATACCATTTAGCGGCACTTGTCGGAACTCCTACGGTGACTTTTTTTGCAGATACTCTTTTTGCAAGTTCAAAGAGATGGAAAAGTGTCAGTGACGAATCGATACAGAAACATTATATGATACCTCACGATGAGGTAAAAAGAGCAGAGATGTTTGAAGATGTGAAAAGAGCGATAAAAGCACTTTAG
- a CDS encoding glycosyltransferase: MKTDNIKLSITVITYNQENFIEETLESILNQEINVPYELVIGDDASSDRTCEIIQRYEKKYPNIVKPIYRTKNLGHTGNYIETTKMAVGEYIAHLDGDDLMLPGKLQKQVDFLDKHPECSMVHHLVNFVDKSGKIIGKTKGKNATVGTINNIIMQNHIINSSNMFRRSCLDEHFYNIPHTLMLHDKLAHMIKAQYGNVCVIKEYLGNYRVYSESIFKSASAYKLFKAQLYTVDYAKNLQGASEYAIRKGKSILYLARVREHYKKKNYTRAKYYLKLARYSVKYSYDTCRFGLKLLLK; encoded by the coding sequence ATGAAAACTGATAATATAAAATTAAGTATAACTGTTATTACATATAACCAAGAAAATTTTATAGAGGAAACATTAGAAAGTATTTTAAATCAAGAGATCAATGTGCCGTATGAGCTTGTTATCGGTGATGATGCTTCAAGTGATAGAACCTGTGAAATTATACAACGTTATGAAAAAAAGTATCCAAATATAGTTAAGCCAATTTATAGAACGAAAAACTTAGGACATACCGGTAATTATATAGAAACAACTAAGATGGCTGTAGGAGAGTATATAGCGCATTTAGATGGAGATGATTTAATGTTACCGGGAAAACTACAAAAACAAGTCGATTTTTTAGATAAGCATCCAGAATGCAGTATGGTACATCACCTAGTTAATTTTGTAGATAAATCAGGAAAAATAATCGGCAAGACAAAAGGAAAAAATGCGACTGTCGGAACAATTAACAATATAATTATGCAAAACCATATTATCAACAGTTCAAATATGTTTAGACGTTCTTGTTTGGACGAACATTTTTATAATATACCACATACATTGATGCTACATGATAAACTTGCTCATATGATTAAAGCACAATACGGAAACGTATGCGTTATAAAGGAGTATCTTGGGAACTACCGTGTCTATTCGGAGTCTATTTTTAAGAGTGCATCAGCATACAAGTTATTTAAAGCTCAACTTTACACTGTTGACTACGCAAAAAATCTTCAAGGTGCTTCAGAGTATGCGATTAGAAAAGGCAAAAGTATTTTATACCTTGCAAGAGTGAGAGAACATTATAAAAAGAAAAATTATACACGTGCGAAGTATTATTTAAAACTGGCTAGATATTCAGTTAAATACTCATATGACACATGTAGATTTGGATTAAAATTACTATTAAAATAA